In Plasmodium vivax chromosome 14, whole genome shotgun sequence, the genomic window CGCATGATGAGCATGACAAAAGGTTTGTGCACTTTCGCGTGAGATGTGCATTCGTGGGGGAAGCTCATGTTGCTCCGCagttgtccttttttttttttattttattattatttttttttttttttgagtaaaTAATTTGTCAGCTGCCGCAAAACGGTACTACacatttgcttcttcactcCTCACCCCTCGCAGACGGACGCGTGTACTACATAAGAATCATCATCGTGATCGGGAACGGCAAGGGCGTGTACGGCTACGGTGTCGGTTTCGGAAAAAACATCAAGGAAGCGAGAAACAGCGCCCTGCTGAATTCGATTAGTAACCTAGATTTTATCGACTACAATTATAAGAActgcattttaaattttccagTCAGTGGGCAAGAATATTCTTCCcatgttaaaataattcccaGACCGCTTGGCAGAGGATTGAAAATCAACAGGAAGTACCTCCCCTTAGGCTACATACTAGGGTTAGACAATGTCAAGATCTCCTTCAGTGGCAGTAACAAATGGATGAGTAGAATTAAAGCACTGAAGAGGTGCcttaacaaaattgtatcCATTAAGACGCTATGCAAAATgacggggaaaaaatacgtatGCCATTTTGCACCCCATTATTGTACCAGCCACTGGCCAGACTACTGgtttaaaaatatcttaaaagaatacaaatataaaattcaaaGAATACAGAAAAAGAGAGCCATGGTATGCAGGAAGAATTTCAGATCCAACATCTCCAAAATACCTGAGGAGGTCCGCCCCGACTTCACCCCCTACACGTGGAAGACGCCGATACAGAAGCATGTCGAGTCgcagaagatgaagaagtacaTCGATAACAACGTCTACCACGTCAACGTTTTTTAACTCGGGACGTACgcgtgtgcatatatacacatttatgtGTATACATTCGATCGGGGGCATGCAAATTATGCTACGTTCGCAGAGCCAGGccccaattttttgaatGGGCCAATTTGGACAGCGGCTAAATGGAGCCACCCATATCATACCCATGTGTGCGTAAAGGCCGATATTATTTCTGTACCTCTTTATATCCTAATGGGATCCACCACTTAGCATTCGAATTTGCTCACTGTACtatcttttttccttcccctgtGTACTTCCCCAACAGCATCCACCAAATAAGTTTTGCTATATTAcctttttctaattttttttaattttttttaatctacCTTTTTGATCAgttttataaacaaaaaaaaaaataaaataaatgcgtGAAATGAGGAAAAGGCACATGGGGATACGCACACGTGCGTAAGTGAATGTTCCGAGTTTGCGCTGGGACacctttttcgctttttattacaaattaaaacatttttaaaatgcgataaaatggggcaataaatatttacaactCTTAATTCAAAATACAAACAacaaaggaaaacaaaaaaaggatccTCTTTtgttacgtttttttttttttttttttttctcgtctCTTTTGCTTTAGTAAACATGTCAGTGCtccttatttattattaactgTTTATCTTCGAATATTTTCGGAGTGCTAATATTCATCAAAACGTAGAATCcgatgaagaggaaagaaaatattaGGAAGATGACTATCAATTGGGATAGGATGCTctgagaaaaaaggggagggagtAGGAGGGGGACCAATGAGAGGCAGGGTCAAGCAACGGGTGGCACATTACACAGGTAGACACTATTgcgtacacatatatttttatataggcATATACAGATGGCACTATTTCCCTCGGTCCACACTTACCGGGCTCGTGTgaaagatatttttattttgctttgcaTCTTCTGGGTTGTCAAAAATGTCAGCTTCCTGGCAGGTTATAATGTAGCTTATATATTTCGGGTGCTTCTGGTAGATGAGCGGTATGATATCTGTGCAGAAGAGGGGAGAGTCGGTCAGTGAGCAATCATTTTAGCCCCACTGAAATGGGTACGcacaattatatatatgtatatacatacatatacatatgtgtgctTCTTCCCAGGGGGCGCACATTTCCCAGCAAGCTTTCTCCTTGCTCAAATTTGTTACCTGCTTGCCCGTTAACTGTGTACACGTATATGGTAAAATTATTCGTctacagggggggagcgagAAACGGGGAGTCATatacgcaaaaatgaatgGACTACTCGGAACTCTCCATCTTGAAAAGAGTCCTCTCTTTAAAGGTTTCAATTtatcctcatttttttttttttttttttttttttttggcatgaTCCGGAAAATTCACACACGTAATAAATTTACGTGGACGTGTTTAATACGTCCTCTCATATGTTGTCATTTCTTCGTTAAAAGAAACCCCGTTGTGCGCAGCAAATGGGGGAGTAAACCCGACGCGCACGGTAGTCGCTTACGTTCTTCGATTTGGTATACGCCAGGGTTTCCTGCTCGTCTgaagaaacggaaaaaataaacaaacaaataaatatatatatatatatatataaacaaaatgatcaTCATTATCGTCTCCGCGGCGCAATTTATCATGGAGAACTGCGGGGTGCACCCCTTTTGGCGCGCTCTTCTGCGTACCTAAATACTTGAGATTCCTTCCCCTGATCAGCTCCTTAACGTATGCGCAGGTTCCATTTATGGTGACTTTGTTTTTCTATAAAATGGGTATTGCaaggaaattataaaatgaacTAACCGCGCCAAGGTAATGTAAAACCATAAGAGGGGGACGCGCTagtcaaaataaaaaatatgcacacatcAGCGTTAATGCGTAAAAACGTGCCTAAGGGCGCAAATCAAAATACGCATTTTAGCCTATTacattgtaaatatttgcatatgtTGTTGTAATGTCCGCGTTCTTCGTCTGtatagggggaaaaaaacgtgtGATGATTAACTGCTAAAAAGAAAGGTTTCTGTTGGGGGGCACACTTGGTTGTTCCTTACTTTCGTGtctaaaaatatgttaaaaactttctgaaatggggaaaagggagggaaggaaaagcgTGAAGGGCACAAAAGTgtgtaaatgtacatattacaCCCACTATCCCTATCGCATACAGTACGTAGGTATGTACGAGGGTAAATATAATCGCTCATATAGTTGTTCCTACATCGGACAGGTTTAAAACGGTCTCCTTGTCAAAGCCTTGGATAACATCATTAGAGCTGTCAAGGGGGTAGGGTAAGAGCAATTGGACACGCAAATGGTTATGCTGATtcatacgtatatgtatttacGCTGGTATCGGCGTGGCCGAACAACACTCCTATTCGCTCAGTTAATTATGCGAATAAGGGGGGCGCAAAACTGCGTGCAAATGAATGTGCCCTCGTCGACGACGCCCCCCTTTGGTGTACTAATGAAGGGCATTAAAAGTGTCCCTCATCATTGCAAAAAGTGAGAAGCGCTTTCGCTTCGATTTGTTTTCTCTCCGATTTGTTTTCCCTCCGATTTGTTTTCCCTCCGATTTGTTTTCCCTCCGATTTGTTTTCCCTCCGATTTGTTTTCCCTCCGATTtgttttcgctttttttttctttctctcttTCGCTGTCGCGCTTGCTTACTCCACAATTATAACATCACACTGGACATAATGTAGCAAGAAGCAGAGGAGGGatagaagaacaaaaaaaagtctaCGCATTTTTTACGAAGTTGAAATGTATAAACCTGTCAGGCGTTTATGGAAAAAGTCGTCGCTTTTGTTCAAAAAGAGGACATAATTAAGAGTATCCAAGGGAacattccaaaaaaaaaaaaaaaaaaacgtttatcTGAAAAGGGTTTATTGTAAACGTTTCCGCGAATCATTCAGTACAGGCGTATAATGAGCAAACTGGATACTTTTTGCGAGCAAACAAAGGAAGATCAAAAATCAAGCACATGCGtttgtataaatatgtatatatgtattcatATCGATGAGCAActtggagtttttttttttttcccctacgATTTTATGCTATAtgttatgcgtttttttcaatttcgttttgCCTTGTGCCTTTTCCCCGCTCGGGTTTTGCTTTCACGCGAATGTATGATGTATATAAACCCATGcgtgcgtacatatatacataagcgCGCATGTTCATGTGATAAATACGTGTATATATAGTATACGTTTTGTGCCAATTcgtatgtttatttttcccccttttcaattCCTTTTGTGTGCGGTTAACATTCCAACAGAGCAATCGTTTTATGGCTTTCGAAATTgcgggagaagcaaaaattaaaacatgttGACATCGCCTCACCTTGTGGAAAAACACTTAAAATTacatgttttaaaaatgctgtATGGTATATTTTGTCAaagggatttaaaaaaaaaaaaaatgcaattttattttttttatcattttgctGGAACGAGGAAGTATGTTAAAAGGAGGAATACTtttgtgacaaaaaaaaaaaaaaaaaaaaaaatgtaacttaaaaaaaaaggaaaaaattgtacatacGTTTTATACGCATTGTAGTGTGGTTAAAAATGATGCCACCAAAAGGTTCATGTAACAGGTTAGGAAAATTAcgcatataaaatgaaaaaggggaaacctCAACTGTGATGCTTAATCATGTCGTAAGGCATGTGTACTCACAATGTGTACATTTACGTAACTAAAAAGTGGCTAATCTGCCTTGGCGCTTGGCGATGCTataactgaaaaaaaaaaaaagaagcgcgcACAAATGGATGACTTCCAAGGGACAGCCACATTTTGCTTTCAATTTTTGAATTCGTTTATTCCCCGCTTAATGATctgaaagaagaaagaaggggaaagtgAAATGTGAAAATTGTGAAATCGTGAAATAGCGAAGTTGTGCAAACTGTCCCCCCGCACACTCAGCTACCTCGCGTTGACGGGCACACGAACAAACAAGCATGAGCGCAAACGGGTGGACACACGCACGTGCAAATCACCACGATGGGTTATTCTGCCGAATTCTCAGCAAAAGGCCCTCCGAtttggagggaaaaaatagaactCAGCGTTATGCAACTCTTCTGAAACATGCACCACGCGCAAAGTGTGCTGGACGTTCGAAGTTGCCGCTGACACCTCCCCTACGTGTGTGTGCAACAACATAACGAGGGCCCACCCGCCTCGGGCGATCTCATAATTACCGATGAAAGAAGGCAGTCAAAATTTTTCGCCGGCGTAAACATTTTGTACTCATCCAAATGtataatgtttttattttccaaattttttaactcattAACAGGAtcgcacatgtgtatgtgctCGAGTTCCTTTTTATTGTGAATGTAACGCTTCCTACATTTGTTGCTATTATTTTCTTGgtcaatataatttaaaattctgTGCATGGTTTGGCTATCTATATCTTTGATATCCATTATGCCTGTTTTGATAAATGGCTTTAAAATTCTGCTAAATTTTTTGACCCATCCGTTACCATCGATTTCACCATTTGCTGTAATTAATAACAAGTACCGTTCGTTTTCAACCCTTAATTTATCaggcaggtaaaaaaaactggTCAACACCCTCACCTTCAACGAACTAGACATGTATAAAAATCGCtcagatatatatttaattaacttACTGTTTAATAATTTCGATGCTTGGGAAGATGAccagttattttttatacactctaaatattttatgtacttGTCACTGATTTCATTGCTTTCTTGTTCATttgttgcttcctttttatctGACGCCCCCTGGGTGCCATCGTCCTCCTTTTCGATCTCGCGACCATTATCAGAGCAGCCTTCTGCGGCACCGTCTTTCACTTCCTCAGCCTCTTTTGTCTGCCCCTCCGTTCTTTCACCCTCGTCCATGGAAGGCAGCGTATCGtcttttctcatttgtctTGTCGAATGGGGATACCAGTACACACGTGCATGTAGGCGCGCAGGGATATATACACCcacgtacacatgtgcatatgcatgtCCTTTTTACactaacataaatatatatatatatacgtgtgTGTAGAAATCTTCGCGCATGTAAGCAGATACACACTTGCACAAATGGCATCAGTTGCATCCGGTTGGGTAGTGCCAAGtgccaattttattttccaccACCCTTTGCAAATTATCTTGTGTTATtctgtaaattttaaaaaaaggaaataaaatatcattCCATTTCCCCCACTGCGTTCAATTCCACTCCGTTTACGCTTCGATTATTCGCTCTTCCTTTCAAagcattttttcactttgcaTACTTGCGTCATCTTTTTCGTGACACGTTTGTAgtgttcattttaattttctaaCTGAATAATTTTAGAAAGTGTAATAGAGCAAATCAGAGTCCATATGcatgaaaaatttttacaaaaaaaaaaaaaaaaagataacacATTGTAGTATGGTATGATGCAAGAAAGTAAAATTTAACTGTGCATATTTTAGTGAactaatttttgcaaatttttatttcacaaagagaacttaaaaaaaaaaaaacatctcaTGAGataaaagtttttaaaagaatgaTGATTCAAATGAAggattaaaatgtaaatgaataaaaaaaaaaggcatgtGCAATGGTTACCGCAGGAAAGAGTGGCTCCTTAAAACATAATGCATATAACTGCGGGAAGAATTTCCCCTGCTAAGACATGCCGTATGTCGCCCGTTCTATGAAAGCGTTGCACACACAGAGAGAAGCGAGCTCTTCGCTGGAAGCGACAAGGAGCGTTcacgtgtgtgtatgtacgtGTATAAGTGTACGTATCTACCTATGCACGTGTGTACGCGCGTTTCCAAACGGACGTAGAAGAACATAACATCGTCATTTGCAACCATTTTAGCCATTCGTCGGGTCGCCCTTGTTAACAGCGCGTTCCTGAAACGCAGTGATGGCACCTCTCTTGTACGCTACTCCGTAGTTACCCCCTCGTCTTGACCGCAGCTTCAACTTTCCTGACTGTTTACCACCCCATGGATAAGGCAAATAAATGGGCAGCTTCGCACTTGTAAAACCTcagtgaacaaaaaaaaaaaaaagaacacctGTCTTGATGGGAAATTTCGTACCATTTCGCGCAGCTTCCATAAGAGTGACACATTTTTCAAGCgctcaaaaaatgaaagatgCGCTGATTTTGTtaggagcattttttttttttttttgcacaaaaatgattaaaCAGGCGCATTTTAATTAAGGATTTACATAATAACAAAGAATACGTGAAAGAATCTTCTTTTGGTAAAAAGGACagacaaaattaaaaaaaaagttgttatTTATAACGCTGTAGTTACTgttgttattattaataggttaaataaaaaaatagttacaTGAATAAATTAATACGTGGTTGCAGTGTTACGTTATTACATTAAAACATTATTATGATTTTAACAAACATTGTAAGAAAATTAaagcgacaaaaaaaaaggttattcAAACATGaaaacaactttttttttatatttttttttttttccttttttgtcgCTTGAATTATGTTACAATTACGCACACATGTAGAATGGCATGTACTGCGTACAGGattaaaacttttaaaacGATTAATAGGTCTAATAAGAATAcaaatatgtgtacatacgaCATAGTAAAAACAACATATGATTGCCAAACGACTGCTCCGTTGGAACGTCACTTGAAAATTGTcaaacaaatttgtaaaaataaaaaaaaaaaattcacctcTTTTTGCCTTTCACTTGTTTGTACAATCGAGCAAATTGTGCTTCCACGCGAGGTGAATAAGTGGTCCCCAGTTTATTTCCCAGCACAGAGGCACAGCCATACGAGAGAAACATACACGCTCCACCTGCACCTCCAACTTCTAACCAAATCACGTGTGAATTATGTTGTAGCAGGAATTGTTGTTGCACTCCGAATTGATATAATTCTCATAGTCATCCTCCTGGTAATTCCCATCGCTGTTATTATTgttcaaattattttccgCGTAGGTCCCTTTCTTAAATGGCAGTACATTATTGGCGGTACTCTTCCCATGGATGTACGTGGTGGAATCGCTGAGGTAGTTGTTATCTTCACtgaagtaaaaattttctgACTTTATGGGCGGAGTTTGATTGTTCGTGCAGTTATCGCTAGCTGCGGAGTAGTTGTTCTGgtcttgaaaaaaaagattgttcaggtaattatttttcatctgCATATCATCCATGACGGCATTGTTTACGTAGTACTCGCAGTACTGGTTGTACAGGTGGCTCATGTCCTCCACGTTCTCCATAATGGGCAtgctgccgctgccgctgccgctgTTGTTGCTGATGTTGCTGATGCTGTTCCGTGCGCTGTTCCTGGCGTCGCTCGCGCCGCTGTTCATCGCGCCACTCATCGCGTTACTCATCGTGTTACTCATCACACCACTCATCGCGCCGTTTGCGCTCCCCCCGTTCTGCGAATCCATACCGCTGAGCAACATTTTGTTATCCAATTTGAGCTGGCCGTAGACGCCTTCCCCGTGGTAGTCCTTCATGTCTTTCTTTGAGGCGGAGAAATTTTCATAACTCTTCAACTCACCGTTACGTAGAAGAAAGTCCTCATGATGGGAACTCATCTTCTGCACTGTGGAGTTATTGCTGCTGTCTAAGCTACTGGGAGACACAATTTTGCAATCCATATTCGAATTAAGGTACTCATTGCAGTTTGTACAGACGGTTATAAAATCATTAACTTTGTATTTCCTCTCATGTTCACATCCCTTTTCCTCACTATCTGAg contains:
- a CDS encoding hypothetical protein, conserved (encoded by transcript PVX_122915A), translating into MDEGERTEGQTKEAEEVKDGAAEGCSDNGREIEKEDDGTQGASDKKEATNEQESNEISDKYIKYLECIKNNWSSSQASKLLNSKLIKYISERFLYMSSSLKVRVLTSFFYLPDKLRVENERYLLLITANGEIDGNGWVKKFSRILKPFIKTGIMDIKDIDSQTMHRILNYIDQENNSNKCRKRYIHNKKELEHIHMCDPVNELKNLENKNIIHLDEYKMFTPAKNFDCLLSSVIMRSPEAGGPSLCCCTHT
- a CDS encoding hypothetical protein, conserved (encoded by transcript PVX_122910A) — protein: MRRLFFVLLSLLCFLLHYVQCDVIIVDSNDVIQGFDKETVLNLSDKVFNIFLDTKTKNADITTTYANIYNKNKVTINGTCAYVKELIRGRNLKYLDEQETLAYTKSKNTNNFTIYVYTVNGQADIIPLIYQKHPKYISYIITCQEADIFDNPEDAKQNKNIFHTSPSILSQLIVIFLIFSFLFIGFYVLMNISTPKIFEDKQLIINKEH